From one Triticum aestivum cultivar Chinese Spring chromosome 4B, IWGSC CS RefSeq v2.1, whole genome shotgun sequence genomic stretch:
- the LOC123093703 gene encoding protein NRT1/ PTR FAMILY 5.2 has translation MAVANLSLAVEDGTGAGAGGQEYTQDGSVDLRGNPVLRSKRGGWTACTFIVVYELFERMAYYGIAANLFIYLTEKMHQGTVEASNNVTNWSGTVFLTPLLGAYVADAYLGRYWTFVVGSAIYLVGMLLLTLSVSVGALKPPECVGKVCPRASLLQVGVYFGGLYIIAFGNGGTKPNISTIGADQFDDFDAREKSHKLSFFNWWMFTIFVGILFSSTVLVYLQDNVSWSVGYGIPTLGLIASIAIFLAGTPVYRHKLPQGSAFTRMGKVVGAALRKWRLPVPADAKELHELELEAYTKKHKFRMDSTNSMRFLNKAAVKDVVDGSSSRAAKWSLCTVTEVEETKQILKLIPLLVTMFVPCTLIAQTNTLFVKQGTTMNRHMGSGSFEIPPASLGAFVTLTMLVAIVVYDRVFVKAVRRYTKNPRGISLLTRMGIGLLVQVLTMGTASLIESQRLSYARSRGLDVSGGKLRLSIFVLLPQFVLMGLADAFLVVGKIEFFYDQAPESMKSLGTALSLTAYGVGNFLSSFILSLVTRVTRRRGSPWVADNLNAAHLDYYYAFLTLLAAANCVVFAVLAHRYRYRAESTDTIDVDMDVHAQREAAKKIHSEPMA, from the exons TGTACGAGCTGTTCGAGCGTATGGCCTACTACGGCATCGCGGCGAACCTCTTCATCTACCTCACGGAGAAGATGCACCAGGGCACGGTGGAGGCGTCCAACAACGTCACCAACTGGTCCGGCACCGTCTTCCTCACGCCCCTGCTCGGCGCCTACGTCGCCGACGCCTACCTCGGCCGCTACTGGACCTTCGTCGTCGGCTCCGCCATCTATCTCGTG GGGATGCTGCTGTTGACACTGTCCGTGTCGGTGGGAGCGCTGAAGCCGCCGGAGTGCGTCGGCAAAGTCTGCCCACGGGCGTCGCTGCTGCAGGTGGGCGTCTACTTCGGCGGGCTGTACATCATCGCCTTCGGCAACGGCGGCACCAAGCCCAACATCTCGACCATCGGCGCCGACCAGTTCGACGACTTCGACGCCCGCGAGAAGTCCCACAAGCTCTCCTTCTTCAACTGGTGGATGTTCACCATCTTCGTCGGCATCCTCTTCTCCTCCACCGTCCTCGTCTACCTCCAGGACAACGTCAGCTGGTCCGTCGGCTACGGCATCCCCACGCTCGGCCTCATCGCCTCCATCGCCATCTTCCTCGCCGGCACGCCCGTGTACCGCCACAAGCTGCCGCAGGGCAGCGCCTTCACGCGCATGGGCAAGGTCGTCGGCGCCGCGCTCCGCAAGTGGCGCCTCCCCGTGCCGGCCGACGCCAAGGAGCTGCACGAGCTGGAGCTGGAGGCGTACACGAAGAAGCACAAGTTTCGGATGGACTCCACCAACTCCATGAGGTTCCTCAACAAGGCGGCCGTGAAGGACGTCGTCGACGGGTCATCGTCCAGGGCGGCGAAGTGGAGCCTGTGCACGGTGACGGAGGTGGAGGAGACGAAACAGATCCTGAAGCTGATCCCTCTGCTGGTGACCATGTTCGTGCCGTGCACGCTGATCGCGCAGACCAACACCCTGTTCGTGAAGCAGGGCACGACCATGAACCGGCACATGGGCTCGGGCAGCTTCGAGATCCCGCCGGCCAGCCTGGGCGCGTTCGTCACGCTCACCATGCTCGTGGCCATCGTCGTCTACGACCGGGTCTTCGTGAAGGCGGTGCGGAGGTACACCAAGAACCCGAGAGGGATCAGCCTGCTGACGCGGATGGGCATCGGGCTGCTGGTGCAGGTGCTGACGATGGGCACGGCGTCGCTGATCGAGAGCCAGCGGCTGAGCTACGCGCGGAGCCGCGGGCTGGACGTGAGCGGCGGCAAGCTGCGGCTGAGCATCTTCGTGCTGCTGCCGCAGTTCGTGCTGATGGGGCTGGCGGACGCGTTCCTGGTGGTGGGCAAGATCGAGTTCTTCTACGACCAGGCGCCGGAGAGCATGAAGAGCCTGGGCACGGCGCTGTCGCTCACCGCGTACGGCGTCGGCAACTTCCTCAGCAGCTTCATCCTGTCGCTGGTGACGCGGGTGACGCGCAGGCGGGGGAGCCCCTGGGTGGCCGACAACCTCAACGCCGCGCACCTCGACTACTACTACGCCTTCCTCACGCTGCTCGCCGCCGCCAACTGCGTCGTCTTCGCCGTGCTCGCCCACCGCTACAGGTACAGGGCCGAGTCCACGGACACCATCGACGTGGACATGGACGTGCACGCGCAGCGCGAGGCCGCCAAGAAGATTCACTCCGAGCCAATGGCTTAG